A section of the Candidatus Eisenbacteria bacterium genome encodes:
- the kdpA gene encoding potassium-transporting ATPase subunit KdpA: MTSHGVVLVLAFFGLVLLVTRPMGAHLAQVFEGRRTWLDPLLRPLERGIYRVCGVDPGEDMRWTTYAVALFAFSVVGMLLSYILLRMQGHLPLNPQGFGAREMTPDLAFNTAASFTTNTNWQSYVPETTVSYFSNMVALAVHNWTSAASGMAVAVAFVRGLVRRGSGAVGNFWVDVTRGTLYVLLPLSLVGALVLIWQGVPQNFDRYTQARTLEGATQVIAQGPVASQEIIKELGTNGGGFFNANSAHPYENPTPLSNLLQMLAIFLIPAGMTFMFGRMAGNTRQGWAIFAAMSVLFLAGALTAGHFEQSGTPQLAGHGVEMRASPGQPGGNMEGKETRFGIAGSSLFATVTTDASCGAVNSMHDSFTPIGGLVPMANILTGEVIFGGVGAGLYGMLMFAILAVFIAGLMVGRTPEYLGKKIEPYEVKMVMLAVLVLAACVLGFTALATGVDLPQGHPWNRVGLTGTYLGATWNNVNNGGPHGFSEILYAFDSAAGNNGSAFAGITANTPFYNFTIGLAMLAGRFLMIIPLLAVAGSLSAKKVVPASAGTFPTDGATFVVLLVGIVLIVGALTYFPALSLGPIVEHFQMHAEGMF, translated from the coding sequence ATGACTTCGCACGGAGTGGTGCTGGTGCTGGCGTTCTTCGGCCTGGTGTTGCTCGTCACCCGGCCGATGGGGGCGCACCTGGCCCAGGTGTTCGAGGGCAGGCGCACCTGGCTGGACCCCTTGCTGCGACCCCTCGAGCGCGGCATCTACCGGGTCTGCGGAGTGGATCCCGGCGAGGACATGCGCTGGACCACCTACGCCGTGGCGCTGTTCGCGTTCAGCGTCGTGGGGATGCTGCTGTCCTACATCCTGCTCCGAATGCAGGGACATCTGCCGCTCAACCCCCAGGGCTTCGGGGCGCGGGAGATGACCCCGGACCTGGCATTCAACACCGCGGCCTCCTTCACCACCAATACCAACTGGCAGTCGTACGTGCCCGAGACCACCGTGAGCTACTTCTCGAACATGGTGGCCCTGGCGGTGCATAACTGGACTTCGGCGGCATCCGGAATGGCCGTGGCGGTCGCCTTCGTGCGGGGCCTGGTGCGCCGCGGTTCCGGGGCGGTGGGCAACTTCTGGGTCGACGTCACCCGCGGGACCCTGTACGTCCTGCTGCCCCTGAGCCTGGTGGGCGCGCTGGTGCTGATCTGGCAGGGCGTGCCGCAGAACTTCGACCGCTACACGCAGGCACGGACCCTGGAAGGGGCCACCCAGGTGATCGCCCAGGGACCGGTGGCCTCCCAGGAGATCATCAAGGAGCTCGGCACCAACGGCGGGGGCTTCTTCAACGCCAACTCGGCGCACCCCTACGAGAATCCCACGCCGCTGAGCAACCTGCTCCAAATGCTCGCGATCTTCCTGATCCCCGCCGGAATGACCTTCATGTTCGGCCGCATGGCCGGCAACACCCGCCAGGGCTGGGCGATCTTCGCGGCGATGAGCGTGCTGTTCCTCGCGGGCGCCCTCACCGCTGGCCACTTCGAGCAGTCCGGCACCCCCCAGCTCGCGGGCCACGGGGTCGAGATGCGGGCGAGTCCGGGGCAGCCGGGCGGCAACATGGAGGGCAAGGAGACCCGCTTCGGCATCGCGGGCTCGTCGCTGTTCGCCACTGTCACCACCGACGCCTCCTGCGGCGCGGTGAACTCGATGCACGACAGCTTCACGCCCATCGGCGGACTGGTGCCGATGGCCAACATCCTGACCGGCGAGGTCATCTTCGGCGGGGTGGGGGCCGGGCTCTACGGCATGCTGATGTTCGCCATCCTGGCCGTGTTCATCGCCGGCCTGATGGTGGGGCGCACGCCGGAGTACCTGGGGAAGAAGATCGAGCCCTACGAAGTGAAGATGGTCATGCTGGCCGTGCTGGTGCTGGCCGCATGCGTGCTGGGCTTCACCGCGCTGGCCACCGGGGTGGACCTGCCCCAGGGGCACCCCTGGAACCGGGTGGGCCTCACCGGCACATACCTGGGCGCCACGTGGAACAACGTGAACAACGGCGGGCCGCACGGCTTCTCCGAGATCCTGTACGCATTCGATTCCGCCGCCGGCAACAACGGCTCGGCCTTCGCCGGAATCACCGCCAACACGCCGTTCTACAACTTCACCATCGGCCTGGCGATGCTGGCGGGCCGGTTCCTGATGATCATCCCGCTGCTCGCCGTGGCCGGGAGCCTGTCGGCAAAGAAGGTGGTGCCCGCCTCGGCGGGGACCTTCCCGACCGACGGCGCCACCTTCGTGGTGCTGCTGGTGGGAATCGTCCTGATCGTGGGCGCCCTGACGTACTTCCCCGCGCTGTCGCTCGGGCCGATCGTGGAGCACTTCCAAATGCACGCAGAAGGGATGTTCTGA
- the kdpF gene encoding K(+)-transporting ATPase subunit F, which translates to MSAAARDREAAVFDLIWAGALVLLLLGYLLYALLKPERF; encoded by the coding sequence ATGTCCGCGGCTGCGCGCGACCGTGAGGCGGCCGTGTTCGACTTGATCTGGGCGGGGGCGCTGGTGTTGCTGCTGCTGGGCTACCTGCTCTACGCGTTGCTCAAACCCGAGCGTTTCTAG